GGAGAACACCTGCGTCACCAGGGTCAGGCCGATTCCGCACAAGCCGGCGTAGCGCACACCGCGTTCGTCGCCGCGCCCCACCGCATTGCCCACGCGTACGGTGATCGCCATCGCCAGGCCGAGCGGGATCATGAAGAACAGCGAGGCGATGTTGATCGCCACCTGATGGCTGGCGATCACGTCCTCGCCCAGCGTGGCGATGATCAGCGCGGTCGCCACGAACAGGCCGGCCTCGGCCAGCAAGGTCACCGCCATCGGCAGGCCGATGTGCACCAGCTGGCCGATCCGGCGCAGGTCCGGCCACTCGAAACGATCGAACAGGCCCAGCCCGCGGTAATTGCGCCGGAAGATCACATAGACGCCGAACGCCAGCATCTCCAGCCACAGCACGATCGCCGTGGCCACGCCGCAGCCGTGCGCGCCCTGCGGCGGGATGCCGAGCTTGCCGAACATCAGCACGTAGCCCAGCGGCACCAGCAGCACCAGGCCGCCAAGGCTGAAGTACATCGACGGCCGGGTCAGCGACAGTCCTTCGGACAGGCCGCGCAGTGCGAAGTAGCAGGTCAGCGCCGGCGCGCCCCAGCTGATCGCCAGCAGGAAGCGTTGCACGTCGTGGCGCAGGCTCGCCGTCACCCCGATCAGCTCGATCAGCAGCTCCGCGTGCCGCACCGCGAACCACAGCACCACGCCCATGCCCAGCGCCAGCCACAGCGCCTGGCGGAATACCGCGCCGACCTCGTGGCGCCGGCCCGCGCCGTCGAGCTGCGCCACCGACGGCGGCACCGCCATCATCATGCCGATGCCGCTGACGATCGCCAGCGACCAGATGCTGGCGCCCACCGCCACCGCACCCAGCACGTGCGCGCTGACGTGCCCGGCCAGCACCGCGTCGATCACGTTGCTGCCGACCGCTGCCAGCTGGGCCGCGATCAGCGGCAGCGCGAGACGTACGGTGGCGCGCACCTCGTGGAACAAGTGAGCACGCTCGGGACGAAAGGGTTTCATGGGCACAGCAGACTCCAGGGCCGCACATTCTACCTGAGCCATTCGTCACGACCGCCGGTCCACCGTCCTGTGCGAAGATTCCCCGCTGCACCGAACGGGAACCTCGATGAAGCAGCTGACCAGCTACGAAGGATTGCACTGCGCCAACTGCGGCGCCGGGATGCAGGGCGAGTTCTGCCACGAATGCGGGCAATCGATCCACAGCGTGCTGAAGCCGATGCACCACATGCTCGAGGAAACCGTCGAGACGGTGCTGCACATCGACGGCCGCATCGTGCATACGCTGCCGCCGCTGCTGCTCAAGCCCGGCTTCCTCACCCTGGAATACTTCGCCGGCCGGCGGGTGCGCTACATCGCGCCGTTCCGGCTGATGTTCGTGCTGTGCCTGCTGTCGTTCTTCGTGGTTCATCTGGCGATCGACCAGATCTCCGTCAAGGTGGCGGCGCACCAGGGCCCCACGGTGACCGTGACCGGCGAGGCTTTCAGCGATGCCGACACCCCGAAGGAAGTGCGCAAGGTACTGAAGAGTCAGCTCAAGACCCTGCCGCACATCGCCGCGTATGGCGTGCTGCCGCAACAGCAGCTCCAATTGGCTGCCGAGAACATGCAGCAGCAGGCCAACAAGCGCCTGATCGAACTTGGCGCCGCCCCGATACCGGCCGCCTCCGTCGCCGCGAATCTCGCGGTCGCCGTCCGGGCCAGCGGAGCCCAGGACCACGAGCCCCAGCCGATCCACATCAGCTGGCTGCCGGAGGCGGCCAACGCCAGGCTGACCCGGCTGGGCCAGCAGATCCAGCACAACTGGCGAACGTTCAAGGACGGCGACCCGTCCACCCGCGCCGAAGCAAAGCAGCGGATGATCAATGGCGCGTTCGGCGCACTGCCGGCCACCATGTTCGTGCTGATTCCGGTATTCGCCGGCCTGCTCAAGCTGTTCTACGTATTCCGCCGGCGGCTGTACATGGAACACCTGACCGTGGCCCTGCACAGCCACGCCTTCATGTTCCTCGGCGTGATGCTGATCACCGTGACCGGCATGCTGTCGACCTGGCTACGGCCTCATGCCGCCTGGACCGGCTACGCACTGGGCTGGATACAAGCCGTGCTCATGCTGTGGATCCCGACTTATCTGCTGATCATGCAGAAGCGGATCTACCACCAGGGCTGGCCGATGACCCTGTTGAAATTCTGGTTCATTGGCTGGTGTTACTTCTGGCTGCTGATGCTCGCGCTGACGGTCGCAGCGGCCTTGGGCCTGGCCCACTGAGGCCGCTTGCCGGCCGGTGGCGTGGCGGGTTTTGCACAGCGTCATGAGCTTGTCAAGGCAACCGGTGTCGGCTTGTCAATTGTGTGAACTGCGGCTGGATGCCATTTGCAGGTCATTGAAGGAAAAAGCTTTTTTTACGTGACCAAAACCTCGTCAGGCTGTCGTGAAAGGCGCCACGACGCGCTTTGAGGCACCCCCTCCCCGCTGCATCCACAGACTTATCCACAGCTATTGTGGATAAGCGCAAAAACCTCCCGGGGATAGCCACTTACCCGCGACTCCTCGATAACCGGGCAGCAAGTTCGCGCAACTCGCTCGACGTGGCTCCCCCGGCATCGCAGCTATCGAAACATGAGGCCCCGCGGACGCCGCAGTTACACTGGGCCGCCACGAGGTAGCTCATGCCCGCCGTCCTTCGCGTCGCCCTGCCGGTACCCCTGCCAACCCTGTTCGACTACCTGCCGCCCGCGGCGGGCGAGGCCTGCGTGGGCAGCCGGGTGCTGGTGCCGTTCGGCCGCCACAAGCTGGTCGGCGTGGTGGTGGCGATCGACGCCGAGGCGGCGGTCGGCAGCAGCCGGCTGAAGCAGGTGCTGCGCCTGCTCGACGACGACGCACTGCTCGACCCCGAACTGATGCAGACGCTGGCCTGGGCCGCCGGCTACTGGCTCGGTGCGCCGGGCGAGGCTTACGCCAATGCCTTGCCGCTGGCCCTGCGCGAGGCGAAGCCGCTGCCGCCGATCGGCGACGAATACTGGTCGCTCACCGGCGCCGGCCGCAGCGCGCACGATGCCGGCAGCCGCCGCGGCGGCAGCAAGGCCTTGCTGGACTTGTTGGCGGCCGGCGCGTTGAGTGCGCAGGAGTTGAGCGAGCGCCAGCCCGGCTGGCGCGATGCGGCGCGCCGGCTGGCCGCAGCCGGCCTGCTCGAGCCCAGCGAACGACCGCCGCCCGATCGTCCGCTGCCACCCTCGCTGGCGCCGCAACTCAGCGACGAACAGCAACAGGCGGTCGCCGCCGTGAGCGCCAGCCTCGGCCAGTACCAGCCGTTCCTGCTGGATGGCGTCACCGGCAGCGGCAAGACCGAGGTCTACCTGGCGCTGATCGAACAGGTGCTGGCGCAGGGCAAGCAGGCGCTGCTGCTGGTGCCGGAGATCGGCTTGGCCCCGCAGACCGTGCGGCGCCTGCGCGAGCGGCTCGGGGTGATCGTCGAGGTGTTGCACTCGAACCTGTCCGAAGGTGATCGCGCGCGCGCCTGGCTGCGTGCCCGCGCCAGCAGCGCGCGGGTGATCCTGGGCACCCGCTCGGCGGTGTTCACGCCGCTGCCGCAGGCCGGGCTGATCATCGTCGACGAGGAACACGACAGCGCCTACAAGCAGCAGGAAGGCTTCCGCTACCACGCCCGCGACCTGGCCCTGGTGCGTGCCCGCGCGCTCGGCGTGCCGGTGCTGCTGGGCTCGGGCACGCCGTCGCTGGAATCGCTGGCGAATGCCGAGGCCGGCCGCTACCGCACCCTGCACCTGCGCGCGCGCCCCGGTGCGGTGCGGCCGCCGCAGGTGCAGATCATCGACATGCGCGCGCAGCGGCTGGAGCACGGCATGTCGCCGGCGCTGCTCGGCGCCGTGGCCGATACGGTGGCGCGCGGCGAACAGGCGCTGGTATTCCGCAACCGCCGCGGCTACGCGCCGGTGCTGCTGTGCCACGCCTGCGGCTGGCACGCCGGCTGCCCGCGCTGCGACCGCCCGCTGACCCTGCACGCGGGCCGGCGCCAGCTGATCTGCCACCATTGCGACTATCGCCAGCGCCTGCCCGCCGCCTGCCCGACTTGCGGCGCCGGCGACCTGAAACCGCAGGGCCAAGGCACCGAGCGGCTGGAGGAAGCGCTGCTCGCGCAGTTCCCGCAGGTGCCCGTGCTGCGCGTGGACCGCGAGACCACCCGCCGCCGCGACGCGTTCGAGCAACTGCTGGCCACGCTCAGCGACGACCAGCCAGCGATCCTGGTCGGCACCCAGATGCTGGCCAAGGGCCACGACCTGCCCAACCTCACCCTGGTCGCGATCGTGGGCGTGGACGAGGGCCTGCACAGCGTGGATTTCCGCGCCGGCGAGCGGCTGGCGCAGCTGGTGGTGCAGGTGGCCGGCCGCGCCGGCCGCGCGCGCAAGCCCGGCCGCGTGGTGCTGCAGACGCACCAGCCGGAACACCCGCTGCTGCGCAGCCTGTTGGCACAGGGTTATGCCGCCGCGGCGCGCGAGCTGCTGGCCGAGCGCCGGCTGATCCAGCTGCCGCCGTACAGCCACCAGGTGCTGCTGCGTGCCGAGGCGCCGCAGCGCGAGCAGGTCGATGCGTTCCTCGCCGCGGCGCATGCCGCGCTGCCGACCAACGCGCAGTTGCAGATCGCCGGGCCGATGCCCGCGCCGATGCCGTTGCGCGCGGGCCGGCATCGCGGCCAGCTGCTGCTAGAGGCGGCCAGCCGCCGCACGCTGCACGGCATGCTGCGCTCATGGCAGCTGGCGCTGATCGCGCTGCCGGCGGCGCGGAAGGTGCGCTGGTCGCTGGATGTCGACCCGATCGACCTGTATTGAACCGGCCGTGCAGAAGCGCGCTCAGCTCGCGTCCGGTTTCAGCGAGCCCGGCTTCACCAGCCAGCGCACCGCCAGCACGCCCAGCTCGTAGAGCAGGCACATCGGCACCGCCAGCATGATCATCGAGGTGATGTCGGGCGGGGTGATGAAGGCGGCGATCGCGAACGCGCCGACGATGGCGTAGCGCCGGCTGCTACGCAGCTTGTCGACGTCGACGATGCCCATCGCGGCAAGCACCACCACCGCCACCGGCACCTCGAAGCACAGCCCGAACGCGAAGAACATCAGCATCACGAAATCGAGGTAGTGGGTGATGTCGGTCATCATCTCCACCCCCTGCGGCGTGATCGCGGTGAGGAAGCGGAACGCCGCCGGCAGCACCAGGAAATAGGCGAACGCGCAGCCGATGTAGAACAGCACCAGCGCCGCGGCGAGCAGCGGACGGGCGAGGCGCTTCTCGTGCTTGTACAGGCCCGGGCTGACGAAGGCCCACAGCTGGTACAGGATCATCGGCATGCTGATGAACAGTGCCGCGTAGAACGCCAGCTTCAGCGGCGTGACGAACGGGCTGGCGACCTCGGTGGCGATCAGGTGCGCGCCCTCGGGCAGCCGCGCCACCAGCGGCGCGGCCAGTTCCGTGTACAGGCGGTTGGCGAACGGCACCAGCGCCAGCAGCACCACCAGCACGGTGGCGCAGGCCCTGAGCAGGCGCGTGCGCAGCTCCAGCAGGTGCGAGAACAGCCCCTGCTGCAGGTCGATCCCGGGGTCAGGCGTGGCCATGCGGCGGCTCCTTCGGTGCCGTCGAGGCCGGGCCGCTCATGCCGGCGAACAGGTCGCCGGTGGCGTTGTCCGGCTCGTCCGCGGCCGTGGCTTCGGTGGCGGGACCGGTGACCGCCGCCACCTCGTCCGCCACCGTTTCATCGCGCGCAGGCGCGGCGTTCTGCAGGTCGCGCACCTGCTGCAGCGTGGCGTCCAGTTCCGTCTGCGCCGCCTCCGCCCGCGCCGCGACTTCGCGGGCGTTGCGCTTGATTTCCTCGATCTGCAATTCGCGTTCCACCTCGGCGCGCACGTCGTCCCAGCCGCTGCGCATGCGCCGCAGCAGGGCGCCGGCGGTACGCGCCACGCCCGGCAGTTTCTCCGGGCCGAGCACGATCAGCGCGATGAGCGCGAGCAGCACCAGCTTGCCGAAGCTGATCTCGATCATCGCCGCAACCCGCCCGTCGCCGCGGCTTACTTCGGGTCGCTGGAGTCGCGCTGACTCTGCGTCGCCTTGTCAGCGGGGCTGGCCGGCGGATCGGCACGCAGCCGGTCGGCTTCTTCCTTGCGCTTGACCTCGTCCTCGTCGCCGCTGAGGCCTTTCTTGAAGTCGCGCATGGCATTGCCGAGGTCGGAGCCGATGTTGCGCAGCTTGCCGGTGCCGAAGATCACCACCACCACGACCAGCAGGATTACCAGATGCCAGATGCTCATGTGCTACCTCGAAAACGGATGGAACCGGAAACCCGTCGCGCAGCGCGCACCGGCCTTTCCGTATCAGCGTGAAGTGTACTCTTCGAGCCGGTCGCGAAAGTCGACCACGGGCGCCGGCACGTTGCTGACGCCGCCCTCGAAGATGCGCCGCGGCGTGATGCCCGCGCCATACACTGCCGCGTTCGCATCATAGTCGATACGCAGCGCCGAACCGTCCAGCGCCACGCCGGCGAACAGGCCACGGGTGCGCGAGTAGGAATAGATCTCGGCCTTCAATTGCGCGTCGGTGGCGGCGGTGGCGGTACGCCCGACCGGGCCGGCCGCGGCGGACGCGTCGGCGCCGAGGGTGAACTTGCCGTTGACGATCGAATCCACGCCGCGCTGGGTGCGGAACACCAGGATCACGTCGGTCGACGACACGCCGGCCTGGAAGCCCACGCTGCCGCCGGTCATGGTGATGAAGCTCGGATTGGACCAGGTGCCGTCGGCGCCTTTCACCGAGATCAGGCCTTCGCCGCGGCGGCCGCCGAAGATGAAGCCGGCCTTGATCATGTCCGGGATCACCGCGATCGCCCTGGCGTTCTGCAGCAGATCCTTCGGGATCGCCTTGTCCGGCGCCTGCATGATGTCGTTGAGCACGCGCACGGCGTTGGTGGCGCGTACCAGCGGCGGATCCTCGGCGTGTGCGGCCATCGCCGGCAGCAGCAGGGCCAGGCCGGTCAGCAGCAGACGTTGCACGGATGTCTTCAACATGGGCAGCTCCACACGGGTTCGGGGAAGGGCGCGGCGCAACGCAGTGCGCCGGGCTTGTGGCAGACTCCACGGCTGATATGGCCACGACTGTCACGATGCCACGCAGCAGCAACTATACCGGCGTTGCCGGCCATTCCGATGCGCCGTCCGTTCAGCCCGTTCAGGCAGCCGTGCTGCTGGTCAACCTGGGTACGCCAACCGCTCCCACCGCCGGCGCCGTGCGGCCGTATCTGGCTGAATTCCTGGGCGATCCACGGGTGATCGACTACCCGCGCTGGCTGTGGTGGCCGATCCTGCACGGGGTAATCCTGCGCGTGCGGCCGCGGCGCTCGGCGCATGCCTACGCGCGGATCTGGAACGAACGCGGCTCGCCGCTGCGCTACGGCAGCGAGGCCCTGGCGGCCGGCCTGCAGGACGCACTGGACCGGCAGCAACCCGGCACGCTGCGGGTGGCGCTGGCGATGCGCTACGGCGAACCGTCGGTGGCGCATGCGATCGGGCAGCTGCAGCGCGAAGGCGTGCGCCGGCTGCTGGTGCTGCCGCTGTATCCGCAGTATTCGGCGACCTCCACCGGCTCGGTGATCGACGCGGTCGCCGACGCATTCAAGCACCTGCGCTGGCCGCCGGAGCTGCGCATCGTCAACGACTACCACGACGACCCCGGCCACATCGACGCGCTGGCCACCAGCATCGAGCGCTGGTGGGCGGCGAACGGCCGCGGCGAGAAACTGCTGCTGTCGTTCCACGGCATTCCCGAACGTTACGTGCGGCTGGGCGATCCCTACGCGGAACAATGCCAACGCACCGCGCAACTGCTGCGTGAGCGGCTGCAGCTGGGCGACGACGAATTGATCGTCAGCTTCCAGTCGCGGGTGGGTCGCGAGCGCTGGCTGCAGCCGTACACCGACGCCACCGTGCGCCGACTCGCCGCCGACGGCGTACGCAAGCTCGACGTGGCCTGCCCCGGTTTCGCGGTGGACTGTCTGGAGACGCTGGAGGAGATCGCGATGCAGAACCGCGACTTCTTCACCGCGGCCGGTGGCGAGGCGCTGCGCTACATCCCCGCGTTGAACGACAGCGTCGAACAGGTGGACAGCCTCGCTGCGCTGGTGCGCAGGCATCTGCAGGGCTGGCCGGAATCCGTCGGGTGAGCGCAGCGGCCGAGCAGCGCATCGCCCTGCCGCATCTCGCACTGCACGCGCAGGTGTGGGGCCACGCGACGTTGCCGTCGCTGGTGGCCCTGCACGGCTGGCTCGACAACGCCGGCAGCTTCGCCCGTCTGGCGCCGCTACTGGCCGCACGCTACCGGGTGATCGCGCTGGACCTGCCCGGTCACGGCCATTCCGGCCATCTCGCCGCCGGCGCCAGCTACCACTACGTCGACTACGTGCAGGCCGTGCTGGCCGCCGCCGACGCATTGCAGCTGGATCGCTACACCTTGCTCGGCCACTCGCTGGGTGCGGGCATCGCCGCGCTGGTCGCCGCCGCCTCGCCCGAGCGGATCGAGCGCCTGCTGCTGATCGAGGGCCTCGGCCCGCTCGGCGACGACGGCTCGCACACGCTGCAGCGCTTCCGCGATGCGCTGGCGCCGCGTGGCGACAACGGCAAGCCGCTGCGCATATTCCGCGACGTCGCCCAGGCGGTCGCCGCACGCAGCATGGCCAGCGGGCTGCCCGCCGAGCTGGCGCGGCCGATCGTCGAGCGTGGTCTGGTCGAAACCGATGGCGGCTGGCGCTGGCGCAGCGATCCGCGGCTGACCCGCCCCAGCGCCGTGCGCCTGGCCGAAACGCAGGTGCACGCGTTGCTGCGCGGCATCGCCGCGCCCACCGCCCTGCTGCTGGCGCAACCGACCACCTCATACCTGCCCGGCGCACTCATGCAGGCCCGCGCCGCATGCGTGGCGAACATCACCGTCAGCCATCTCGACGGCGGCCACCACCTGCAGCTGGAACATCCGGCCGACGTCGCCGCGTGGATCGACGCGGCGACGTGACGCATGCGCCTCAGGGTTTCTTCAACCCCAGCACGTCCAGCCCCTGCTCGAAGCGGATGTCGACCGGGATGTGCGCCTGGTCGAGTCGCTTCAGGT
This window of the Rhodanobacter soli genome carries:
- a CDS encoding DUF3667 domain-containing protein — translated: MKQLTSYEGLHCANCGAGMQGEFCHECGQSIHSVLKPMHHMLEETVETVLHIDGRIVHTLPPLLLKPGFLTLEYFAGRRVRYIAPFRLMFVLCLLSFFVVHLAIDQISVKVAAHQGPTVTVTGEAFSDADTPKEVRKVLKSQLKTLPHIAAYGVLPQQQLQLAAENMQQQANKRLIELGAAPIPAASVAANLAVAVRASGAQDHEPQPIHISWLPEAANARLTRLGQQIQHNWRTFKDGDPSTRAEAKQRMINGAFGALPATMFVLIPVFAGLLKLFYVFRRRLYMEHLTVALHSHAFMFLGVMLITVTGMLSTWLRPHAAWTGYALGWIQAVLMLWIPTYLLIMQKRIYHQGWPMTLLKFWFIGWCYFWLLMLALTVAAALGLAH
- a CDS encoding alpha/beta fold hydrolase, which translates into the protein MSAAAEQRIALPHLALHAQVWGHATLPSLVALHGWLDNAGSFARLAPLLAARYRVIALDLPGHGHSGHLAAGASYHYVDYVQAVLAAADALQLDRYTLLGHSLGAGIAALVAAASPERIERLLLIEGLGPLGDDGSHTLQRFRDALAPRGDNGKPLRIFRDVAQAVAARSMASGLPAELARPIVERGLVETDGGWRWRSDPRLTRPSAVRLAETQVHALLRGIAAPTALLLAQPTTSYLPGALMQARAACVANITVSHLDGGHHLQLEHPADVAAWIDAAT
- a CDS encoding primosomal protein N' codes for the protein MPAVLRVALPVPLPTLFDYLPPAAGEACVGSRVLVPFGRHKLVGVVVAIDAEAAVGSSRLKQVLRLLDDDALLDPELMQTLAWAAGYWLGAPGEAYANALPLALREAKPLPPIGDEYWSLTGAGRSAHDAGSRRGGSKALLDLLAAGALSAQELSERQPGWRDAARRLAAAGLLEPSERPPPDRPLPPSLAPQLSDEQQQAVAAVSASLGQYQPFLLDGVTGSGKTEVYLALIEQVLAQGKQALLLVPEIGLAPQTVRRLRERLGVIVEVLHSNLSEGDRARAWLRARASSARVILGTRSAVFTPLPQAGLIIVDEEHDSAYKQQEGFRYHARDLALVRARALGVPVLLGSGTPSLESLANAEAGRYRTLHLRARPGAVRPPQVQIIDMRAQRLEHGMSPALLGAVADTVARGEQALVFRNRRGYAPVLLCHACGWHAGCPRCDRPLTLHAGRRQLICHHCDYRQRLPAACPTCGAGDLKPQGQGTERLEEALLAQFPQVPVLRVDRETTRRRDAFEQLLATLSDDQPAILVGTQMLAKGHDLPNLTLVAIVGVDEGLHSVDFRAGERLAQLVVQVAGRAGRARKPGRVVLQTHQPEHPLLRSLLAQGYAAAARELLAERRLIQLPPYSHQVLLRAEAPQREQVDAFLAAAHAALPTNAQLQIAGPMPAPMPLRAGRHRGQLLLEAASRRTLHGMLRSWQLALIALPAARKVRWSLDVDPIDLY
- a CDS encoding twin-arginine translocase TatA/TatE family subunit produces the protein MSIWHLVILLVVVVVIFGTGKLRNIGSDLGNAMRDFKKGLSGDEDEVKRKEEADRLRADPPASPADKATQSQRDSSDPK
- the tatC gene encoding twin-arginine translocase subunit TatC; amino-acid sequence: MATPDPGIDLQQGLFSHLLELRTRLLRACATVLVVLLALVPFANRLYTELAAPLVARLPEGAHLIATEVASPFVTPLKLAFYAALFISMPMILYQLWAFVSPGLYKHEKRLARPLLAAALVLFYIGCAFAYFLVLPAAFRFLTAITPQGVEMMTDITHYLDFVMLMFFAFGLCFEVPVAVVVLAAMGIVDVDKLRSSRRYAIVGAFAIAAFITPPDITSMIMLAVPMCLLYELGVLAVRWLVKPGSLKPDAS
- a CDS encoding MATE family efflux transporter, with the protein product MKPFRPERAHLFHEVRATVRLALPLIAAQLAAVGSNVIDAVLAGHVSAHVLGAVAVGASIWSLAIVSGIGMMMAVPPSVAQLDGAGRRHEVGAVFRQALWLALGMGVVLWFAVRHAELLIELIGVTASLRHDVQRFLLAISWGAPALTCYFALRGLSEGLSLTRPSMYFSLGGLVLLVPLGYVLMFGKLGIPPQGAHGCGVATAIVLWLEMLAFGVYVIFRRNYRGLGLFDRFEWPDLRRIGQLVHIGLPMAVTLLAEAGLFVATALIIATLGEDVIASHQVAINIASLFFMIPLGLAMAITVRVGNAVGRGDERGVRYAGLCGIGLTLVTQVFSAGLMLGLPHFIATLYTHEPKVIALAAQLIMLAGLFQFSDGVQVAANGALRGLKDTRVPMAITLFAYWMIGMPVGWWLAFHHGMGARGMWIGLIAGLSVAAVMLFTRFWRSAWKQRWRRHMPMTAPA
- the hemH gene encoding ferrochelatase, with the protein product MPRSSNYTGVAGHSDAPSVQPVQAAVLLVNLGTPTAPTAGAVRPYLAEFLGDPRVIDYPRWLWWPILHGVILRVRPRRSAHAYARIWNERGSPLRYGSEALAAGLQDALDRQQPGTLRVALAMRYGEPSVAHAIGQLQREGVRRLLVLPLYPQYSATSTGSVIDAVADAFKHLRWPPELRIVNDYHDDPGHIDALATSIERWWAANGRGEKLLLSFHGIPERYVRLGDPYAEQCQRTAQLLRERLQLGDDELIVSFQSRVGRERWLQPYTDATVRRLAADGVRKLDVACPGFAVDCLETLEEIAMQNRDFFTAAGGEALRYIPALNDSVEQVDSLAALVRRHLQGWPESVG
- the tatB gene encoding Sec-independent protein translocase protein TatB; protein product: MIEISFGKLVLLALIALIVLGPEKLPGVARTAGALLRRMRSGWDDVRAEVERELQIEEIKRNAREVAARAEAAQTELDATLQQVRDLQNAAPARDETVADEVAAVTGPATEATAADEPDNATGDLFAGMSGPASTAPKEPPHGHA
- a CDS encoding lipid-binding SYLF domain-containing protein, with amino-acid sequence MLKTSVQRLLLTGLALLLPAMAAHAEDPPLVRATNAVRVLNDIMQAPDKAIPKDLLQNARAIAVIPDMIKAGFIFGGRRGEGLISVKGADGTWSNPSFITMTGGSVGFQAGVSSTDVILVFRTQRGVDSIVNGKFTLGADASAAAGPVGRTATAATDAQLKAEIYSYSRTRGLFAGVALDGSALRIDYDANAAVYGAGITPRRIFEGGVSNVPAPVVDFRDRLEEYTSR